From Pseudoalteromonas viridis, one genomic window encodes:
- a CDS encoding metallophosphoesterase — protein sequence MRKHILPLFVLLSGCMGTADSAGNDPQVYAAYTMLAPTQKGGVQIYARAIVDGAHISDQQCPKLLHSAGEAIKTQARRLNPSPDNFPVTVCEAVINPDTRYRLSYGGIELAPVTLAPEHIQVFGDSGCKSSVCEGASAAQPFAQLADLGAKQTKQLLLHMGDFNYRGTSGSISKDIYAYDAGDGGYGGPSCGLTETYYSQNASGSPKPDTWQSWQADLFAPAKSLLASAPWVFARGNHELCSRAGPGWFYFLGPGSDLPGGIAQQSCPYQGEFSQPPSEASDHIVMIDPYLLELDSLALWVMDSANACDSRAPQTLTRQYRDQYSRLQQVASRVKTPLWMMTHRPLWGQSGPVGTPSITDMLQTALKTTQSQQLPPEVSLSLSGHMHIYQSLAFGKDSGRPPQLVVGNSGVSLSSTGANSGFSAQIDGKRAQGNTQGEFGYISIELEKDHQWQGQFYNTQGQVFLKCGSKQAEQGKALCQIAR from the coding sequence ATGCGCAAACACATTCTCCCTCTGTTTGTTTTACTCTCCGGGTGCATGGGCACTGCAGACAGTGCTGGCAACGATCCACAAGTTTATGCCGCTTATACTATGCTGGCACCCACGCAAAAAGGTGGCGTGCAAATCTACGCCAGAGCCATTGTCGATGGTGCGCATATCAGCGATCAGCAATGTCCGAAATTGCTGCATTCGGCTGGTGAAGCGATAAAAACGCAGGCCAGGCGATTAAACCCGTCACCGGATAACTTTCCGGTGACGGTCTGTGAAGCCGTTATAAACCCGGATACCCGCTATCGGCTATCTTATGGTGGCATAGAGCTGGCTCCGGTTACGCTGGCTCCTGAGCATATTCAGGTCTTTGGTGATTCGGGCTGTAAAAGTTCGGTGTGCGAAGGCGCAAGTGCAGCGCAGCCCTTTGCTCAGCTGGCGGATCTGGGGGCAAAGCAAACCAAGCAGCTGCTCCTGCATATGGGCGACTTTAACTACCGTGGTACGTCGGGCAGTATCAGCAAAGACATTTACGCTTATGATGCGGGAGATGGCGGCTATGGTGGCCCTTCATGTGGATTGACCGAAACCTATTACTCACAAAATGCCAGCGGCAGTCCTAAACCCGACACCTGGCAGAGCTGGCAGGCCGACTTATTCGCCCCGGCTAAGTCTTTGCTGGCAAGCGCCCCCTGGGTATTTGCCAGAGGCAATCATGAACTGTGCAGCCGCGCCGGCCCGGGCTGGTTTTATTTCCTTGGGCCAGGCTCTGACCTGCCCGGCGGTATCGCGCAGCAGTCTTGCCCCTATCAGGGCGAGTTCAGCCAGCCGCCCAGCGAGGCCAGTGATCATATTGTCATGATAGACCCTTACCTGCTTGAGCTAGACTCGCTGGCATTGTGGGTGATGGATTCGGCCAACGCCTGCGATTCGCGTGCGCCACAAACCCTGACGCGCCAGTATCGCGACCAGTATTCCCGCTTGCAGCAAGTGGCATCGCGGGTGAAAACCCCGTTATGGATGATGACGCACCGGCCGCTGTGGGGGCAAAGCGGACCGGTTGGCACACCCTCAATCACGGATATGCTGCAAACCGCACTGAAAACCACCCAGTCGCAGCAGTTACCGCCCGAGGTCAGCTTGTCTCTGTCCGGGCATATGCATATTTACCAATCTCTGGCCTTTGGTAAGGATAGTGGCCGTCCCCCTCAGCTGGTGGTGGGCAACAGTGGCGTAAGCCTGAGTTCAACCGGCGCAAACAGCGGATTCAGTGCCCAGATTGACGGCAAGCGCGCACAGGGCAATACCCAGGGTGAGTTTGGCTACATCTCCATTGAGCTGGAAAAAGACCACCAATGGCAGGGGCAGTTTTACAACACTCAGGGACAGGTGTTTCTTAAATGTGGCAGCAAGCAGGCTGAACAAGGTAAAGCCCTGTGCCAGATAGCGCGCTAA
- a CDS encoding substrate-binding periplasmic protein, producing MAQQSCASEVKIGVVADWPPLTAVDERGAYGLDVEIARKVFSELNICPRFLRLPTSARSLDQLGKGAVDVLLMVSYVQERAELGVFSDPYRWEKMRLFSLRQPRMAMDLKALLRLGYRIGLSIGSYYGEELKNLADNPDFGHLLVGISGSTQRVEMLAKKRVDFIIEDEILGRFMGRKLGIKNFYIWDYPVHNNQVHFLLRKGLFDAAQLARFNGVIKRLRPDIDKLVEHYTHHTVPRGAH from the coding sequence GTGGCGCAGCAGTCGTGTGCCAGCGAAGTTAAAATTGGTGTTGTCGCCGACTGGCCACCGCTGACGGCGGTAGATGAACGCGGGGCGTACGGGCTGGATGTGGAGATTGCCCGTAAGGTGTTTAGTGAGCTGAATATTTGCCCGCGCTTTTTACGCCTGCCCACGTCTGCCCGCAGTTTAGATCAGCTGGGTAAAGGGGCTGTTGATGTGTTGCTGATGGTCAGCTATGTGCAGGAGCGCGCTGAGCTGGGGGTGTTTTCTGACCCTTACCGGTGGGAAAAAATGCGCCTGTTTTCCCTGCGCCAGCCGCGTATGGCAATGGACTTAAAAGCATTGCTGCGACTGGGTTATCGGATTGGGCTGAGTATTGGCTCTTACTATGGTGAGGAGCTCAAAAACCTTGCCGATAACCCCGATTTTGGACATTTGCTGGTGGGGATCTCGGGCAGTACGCAGCGCGTTGAAATGCTGGCTAAAAAGCGCGTCGACTTTATTATTGAAGACGAAATTCTTGGCCGTTTTATGGGCCGCAAACTGGGGATCAAAAACTTTTATATCTGGGACTATCCGGTCCATAACAATCAGGTGCACTTTTTGTTGCGCAAAGGGCTGTTCGATGCAGCGCAGCTGGCGCGTTTTAATGGCGTGATAAAGCGCCTTCGCCCGGACATAGACAAGCTGGTTGAACATTATACCCACCACACCGTGCCGCGCGGCGCTCACTGA